One Mercenaria mercenaria strain notata chromosome 12, MADL_Memer_1, whole genome shotgun sequence DNA segment encodes these proteins:
- the LOC128547579 gene encoding snaclec coagulation factor IX-binding protein subunit A-like, protein MTADGFCMKHYTTKKSRDDAVRVCKDDGAFLVNIDSDSKYEAVKTILISDDEKENLHIDGWRKNLTSQWEYTYGSKIGYVHWYSGYPSTGANNLCLMLTGYRTVTNQQFLWFNYPCTTAYPFICEVPA, encoded by the coding sequence ATGACTGCAGATGGGTTCTGCATGAAACATTACACCACAAAGAAATCTCGTGATGACGCGGTTCGTGTGTGCAAGGATGACGGAGCGTTTCTAGTCAACATTGACTCGGATTCTAAGTACGAAGCCGTTAAAACTATACTGATTTCAGACGACgagaaagaaaatttacatatCGATGGCTGGCGTAAGAATTTGACTTCTCAATGGGAGTATACTTACGGGTCAAAGATCGGCTACGTACACTGGTACAGCGGCTATCCCAGCACTGGTGCCAATAACTTATGTTTGATGTTGACTGGGTATAGGACAGTAACTAACCAACAATTCCTTTGGTTCAATTATCCATGCACAACAGCGTATCCGTTTATCTGCGAAGTTCCAGCATGA